A genomic window from Brassica oleracea var. oleracea cultivar TO1000 chromosome C8, BOL, whole genome shotgun sequence includes:
- the LOC106309681 gene encoding choline-phosphate cytidylyltransferase 1-like, with protein sequence MTNVTGDRNGDGRSTAVTESSPPSDPPIRVYADGIYDLFHFGHARSLEQAKKSFPNTYLLVGCCNDDTTHKYKGKTVMNDQERYESLRHCKWVDEVIPDAPWVINQEFLDKHRIAYVAHDALPYADASGAGKDVYEFVKKVGRFKETKRTEGISTSDIIMRIVKDYNQYVMRNLDRGYSREDLGVSFVKEKRLRVNMRLKKLQEKVKEQQEKVGEKIQTVKMVRNEWVENADRWVAGFLEMFEEGCHKMGTAIRDRIQEKLMRQESKELLEKGQNGQREDTEEQFYEEYFEHDIVDSCEDNEDDEEEYYDEIEEQCSSASKALKSN encoded by the exons ATGACTAACGTCACCGGAGATCGCAACGGAGACGGACGTTCAACCGCCGTCACGGAGAGTTCGCCTCCGTCTGATCCTCCAATCCGTGTCTACGCTGATGGGATCTACGATCTGTTCCATTTCGGCCACGCTCGATCTCTCGAACAGGCTAAGAAATC GTTTCCAAACACTTACCTTCTTGTGGGATGCTGCAACGACGATACTACTCATAAGTACAAGGGAAAGACTGTGATGAATGATCAAGAACGATATGAATCTCTTCGACATTGCAA ATGGGTGGATGAAGTTATCCCTGATGCACCGTGGGTGATCAACCAAGAGTTTCTTGACAAACACCGTATTGCCTATGTGGCCCATGATGCTCTTCC GTATGCTGATGCTAGTGGAGCTGGAAAAGATGTCTATGAGTTC GTCAAAAAAGTAGGGAGGTTCAAGGAGACTAAGCGAACTGAAGGGATATCTACTTCGGATATAATAATGAGGATAGTGAAAGATTATAATCAGTATGTCATGCGTAACCTTGACAGGGGATATTCAAGGGAGGATCTTGGAGTTAGCTTTGTCAAA GAGAAGAGACTTAGAGTTAATATGAGGTTGAAGAAACTTCAGGAGAAGGTCAAAGAACAACAAGAAAAAGTTGGGGAAAAG ATCCAAACTGTGAAAATGGTACGTAATGAGTGGGTGGAGAATGCAGATCGTTGGGTAGCTGGATTCCTTGAAATGTTTGAAGAAGGCTGCCATAAGATG GGAACTGCCATCAGAGACCGAATCCAAGAGAAGTTAATGAGACAGGAGTCCAAAGAGTTGCTCGAGAAGGGTCAAAACGGTCAGCGTGAAGACACGGAGGAACAGTTCTACGAAGAATATTTCGAGCATGACATTGTTGACAGCTGTGAAGACAATGAAGACGATGAAGAAGAGTACTATGACGAGATTGAAGAGCAATGTAGTAGTGCCTCAAAAGCTTTAAAAAGTAACTAG
- the LOC106310976 gene encoding putative zinc finger protein CONSTANS-LIKE 11 isoform X1, with translation MHIMSSPMCDHCNMGKAVVYCKTHLARICSQCDRKLHHYVTMDSPDHSRLLLCEKCVSQAADVQCLEQGLCLCQTCVPNATVTSRFPFCNVSNNHSGYSFPRDLDLDSFSSSLSSSLTDLSWGYPFVPLSPKNGDSSSSSSVIFQNFDNHTKNNSDQRVQMLRPDYMDNSKDFSYSGLEGYETKDIENVWLNNFDDNKAVLLDQKEYLYREELILTDQLIDAIMKHNEETTTEVIHTDYNIEALGNASCEDSNTNQMIQSKAKEETNNNVGILFPNAHIHDECRPSQLILTDVDEMLPWDDQLLESPIYTPQYRLEAKKRYLEKKKKRKFGKKIRYESRKSSADTKKRLKGRFTKADAEYDYDPRANNTTKEAYKTKT, from the exons ATGCATATAATGAGTTCACCAATGTGCGACCATTGCAATATGGGAAAAGCCGTTGTTTATTGTAAGACGCATTTGGCTAGGATTTGTTCTCAATGTGACCGGAAGTTACACCACTATGTGACTATGGATAGTCCCGATCACTCGCGGCTTCTGTTGTGCGAAAAATGCGTTTCGCAGGCCGCAGATGTCCAGTGCCTTGAGCAAGGATTGTGCCTATGCCAAACATGCGTTCCAAACGCCACCGTCACCTCACGTTTTCCTTTTTGTAACGTTTCTAATAATCATTCTGGTTATAGTTTTCCACGAGATCTCGATCTTGATTCTTTTTCCTCGTCTTTGTCATCTTCTTTAACTGATCTCAGTTGGGGATATCCCTTTGTTCCATTATCTCCCAAAAATGGGGACTCATCATCATCTTCTTCTGTCATTTTTCAAAATTTTGATAATCATACAAAGAATAATAGTGATCAACGAGTGCAAATGCTTCGGCCCGATTATATGGACAATTCTAAG GATTTTTCATATTCAGGCTTGGAAGGTTACGAAACTAAAGATATAGAGAATGTTTGGCTGAACAATTTTGATGACAACAAGGCAGTACTATTAGACCAAAAAGAATATCTTTACAGGGAAGAATTGATCCTAACCGATCAACTAATCGACGCAATAATGAAACACAATGAAGAAACCACAACTGAG GTTATACATACAGATTACAATATTGAAGCTTTGGGTAATGCAAGTTGTGAAGATTCCAATACGAATCAAATGATTCAATCAAAGGCAAAGGAGGAGACCAATAATAATGTTGGAATATTATTCCCTAACGCTCATATTCATGATGAGTGTCGACCATCGCAGTTGATTCTGACTGATGTCGATGAGATGTTACCATGGGACGATCAATTACTTGAATCTCCTATATACACACCGCAGTATCGATTAGAGGCAAAGAAGAGATATCTTGAAAAGAAAAAGAAACGCAA GTTTGGGAAGAAAATTAGATATGAATCTCGAAAGTCTTCAGCTGATACGAAGAAACGACTGAAAGGAAGATTTACAAAAGCTGATGCAGAATATGATTATGACCCACGAGCGAATAATACTACCAAAGAGGCTTATAAAACCAAGACCTAA
- the LOC106310976 gene encoding zinc finger protein CONSTANS-LIKE 12-like isoform X2 yields MHIMSSPMCDHCNMGKAVVYCKTHLARICSQCDRKLHHYVTMDSPDHSRLLLCEKCVSQAADVQCLEQGLCLCQTCVPNATVTSRFPFCNVSNNHSGYSFPRDLDLDSFSSSLSSSLTDLSWGYPFVPLSPKNGDSSSSSSVIFQNFDNHTKNNSDQRVQMLRPDYMDNSKDFSYSGLEGYETKDIENVWLNNFDDNKAVLLDQKEYLYREELILTDQLIDAIMKHNEETTTEVIHTDYNIEALGNASCEDSNTNQMIQSKAKEETNNNVGILFPNAHIHDECRPSQLILTDVDEMLPWDDQLLESPIYTPQYRLEAKKRYLEKKKKRK; encoded by the exons ATGCATATAATGAGTTCACCAATGTGCGACCATTGCAATATGGGAAAAGCCGTTGTTTATTGTAAGACGCATTTGGCTAGGATTTGTTCTCAATGTGACCGGAAGTTACACCACTATGTGACTATGGATAGTCCCGATCACTCGCGGCTTCTGTTGTGCGAAAAATGCGTTTCGCAGGCCGCAGATGTCCAGTGCCTTGAGCAAGGATTGTGCCTATGCCAAACATGCGTTCCAAACGCCACCGTCACCTCACGTTTTCCTTTTTGTAACGTTTCTAATAATCATTCTGGTTATAGTTTTCCACGAGATCTCGATCTTGATTCTTTTTCCTCGTCTTTGTCATCTTCTTTAACTGATCTCAGTTGGGGATATCCCTTTGTTCCATTATCTCCCAAAAATGGGGACTCATCATCATCTTCTTCTGTCATTTTTCAAAATTTTGATAATCATACAAAGAATAATAGTGATCAACGAGTGCAAATGCTTCGGCCCGATTATATGGACAATTCTAAG GATTTTTCATATTCAGGCTTGGAAGGTTACGAAACTAAAGATATAGAGAATGTTTGGCTGAACAATTTTGATGACAACAAGGCAGTACTATTAGACCAAAAAGAATATCTTTACAGGGAAGAATTGATCCTAACCGATCAACTAATCGACGCAATAATGAAACACAATGAAGAAACCACAACTGAG GTTATACATACAGATTACAATATTGAAGCTTTGGGTAATGCAAGTTGTGAAGATTCCAATACGAATCAAATGATTCAATCAAAGGCAAAGGAGGAGACCAATAATAATGTTGGAATATTATTCCCTAACGCTCATATTCATGATGAGTGTCGACCATCGCAGTTGATTCTGACTGATGTCGATGAGATGTTACCATGGGACGATCAATTACTTGAATCTCCTATATACACACCGCAGTATCGATTAGAGGCAAAGAAGAGATATCTTGAAAAGAAAAAGAAACGCAAGTAG
- the LOC106309406 gene encoding uncharacterized protein LOC106309406 translates to MRLFRPVSKTHPSSSSTISARMINCIILSVLISLVYILVSLSVPRLQSKDTIRAYFISAQDHAQSLTEIDNIVFGIGSSTKWWPTRREYVKLWWDARRMRGCVFVDRPLSFLENHTDSHLLPPICVSEDTSRFRYTWRGGDRNAIRIARSVLETVRMFNTSSEEVRWYVFGYDNTMFVPENLARTLSKYDHTSWYYIGANSEIYHQNSKFGHDMAFGGGGFALSSSLANVLAKNFDSCIERYPHLYGGDSRIHACVLELGVGLTHEPGFHQFDVKGNALGILTSHSTRPLVSLHHEAHIDPIFPNSTTFTAFRHLFSAVEVDPLRIFQLAVCYDRWYSWTISVSWGYTVQIEGRHLYLRDVLKTQETWKPSGGLASVYTFNTREVHPDPCQRPVTFFMENVSSSPGDGTIKSVYKQAYENCTYDPISSPRKLEEIRVFSTRLDPDIRQLKAPRRQCCDILPTSSTGGKVMEIGIRECKEDEFIYIHP, encoded by the exons ATGCGTCTCTTTCGACCCGTTTCGAAAACTCATCCTTCCTCTTCTTCAACTATCTCGGCTCGTATGATAAATTGCATAATACTTTCTGTTTTGATTTCCTTGGTCTATATTCTCGTATCTCTCTCGGTACCAAGGCTTCAATCTAAAGACACTATTAGAGCCTACTTCATATCTGCTCAAGATCATGCTCAGAGCCTAACAGAGATTGATAACATTGTCTTTGGGATCGGATCGAGCACGAAGTGGTGGCCTACACGTAGAGAATATGTTAAGCTTTGGTGGGATGCTCGGAGAATGAGAGGTTGTGTCTTTGTTGACCGTCCCCTGTCGTTTTTGGAGAATCACACAGATTCTCATCTCCTTCCTCCGATTTGTGTTTCCGAAGATACTTCACGTTTCAG ATACACTTGGAGAGGTGGTGACAGAAACGCGATTCGAATCGCGAGGAGCGTGTTAGAAACCGTAAGGATGTTTAATACCTCCTCAGAGGAAGTAAGATGGTACGTCTTTGGATACGACAACACGATGTTCGTCCCGGAAAACCTCGCAAGAACGCTCTCCAAATACGACCACACATCATGGTATTACATAGGAGCAAACTCAGAGATTTATCACCAGAACTCCAAGTTCGGACACGACATGGCGTTTGGCGGTGGAGGATTCGCTTTAAGTAGCTCGTTGGCTAACGTTTTAGCTAAAAACTTCGATTCTTGTATCGAACGGTATCCACATTTGTACGGAGGAGACTCTAGGATTCATGCTTGTGTGCTTGAGCTTGGAGTTGGATTGACTCATGAGCCTGGCTTCCATCAG TTTGATGTGAAAGGAAATGCATTGGGAATATTGACTTCACATTCAACTAGACCGTTGGTGTCTCTACACCATGAGGCCCACATTGACCCAATTTTCCCAAACTCAACGACTTTCACCGCCTTCCGCCACCTCTTCTCCGCCGTAGAAGTTGATCCTCTCCGTATATTTCAACTCGCCGTTTGCTATGACCGCTGGTACTCTTGGACCATCTCTGTCTCTTGGGGTTACACTGTTCAG ATTGAGGGTAGACATTTGTATCTACGGGATGTTTTGAAAACACAAGAAACGTGGAAACCATCAGGCGGGTTGGCAAGTGTGTACACATTCAACACAAGAGAGGTCCATCCTGATCCTTGCCAAAGACCAGTCACATTCTTCATGGAAAATGTTTCATCTTCTCCCGGTGATGGAACTATTAAAAGTGTATATAAACAAGCTTACGAGAATTGCACGTATGATCCCATTTCATCGCCTCGCAAACTAGAAGAAATTAGAGTATTTTCTACAAGACTCGATCCTGATATCAGACAA TTGAAGGCTCCGAGAAGACAGTGTTGTGATATATTACCAACTTCTTCCACCGGTGGAAAAGTAATGGAAATTGGAATTCGAGAATGCAAAGAGGATGAGTTTATTTATATACATCCCTAG
- the LOC106308012 gene encoding traB domain-containing protein-like → MEPTRSPSESEPGVHSGEDFVHIEEHSKPTGDFSLSDSIVNVEKEDAVEEEEEEEEHKEDSDSVVSVGGGDAAGGDGEGECSSAKVELPEELAKSVVILTCESNGESGSCDVYLIGTAHVSKESCREVKEIISFLKPEAVFVELCSSRVSILQPQSVKIPTMSDMIESWKQKQNTFGILYGWFLAKIASQLEVFPGTEFRVAYEEALKYGGSVILGDRPVQITLKRTWAKMPLWHKVKFIYSLMFQAVFLPSAEELDRMLKEMDNVDMVTLVIQEMSKEFPSLMETLVHERDQYMASSLLRVASEHNSVVAVIGRGHINGIKKNWKQPITMKDLMEIPSDDSVFTVKRIVSSVAIAVAGTAIFTGILLSRRR, encoded by the exons ATGGAACCGACGCGATCGCCGTCGGAATCGGAGCCGGGAGTTCACTCCGGCGAGGACTTCGTTCACATCGAAGAACACTCCAAGCCTACCGGAGATTTCTCTCTAAGCGACAGCATAGTGAATGTGGAGAAGGAGGACGCGGTTGAGGAGGAGGAAGAAGAAGAAGAGCACAAAGAGGACTCTGATTCCGTTGTTAGCGTCGGCGGTGGTGATGCAGCCGGTGGCGATGGAGAAGGCGAGTGTTCATCGGCGAAAGTGGAGCTACCGGAGGAACTGGCGAAGAGCGTCGTGATCCTGACGTGCGAGTCCAATGGGGAGAGCGGATCTTGCGATGTGTATTTGATCGGGACTGCTCATGTTTCGAAG GAATCTTGTCGTGAAGTTAAAGAAATAATCAGCTTCTTGAAACCTGAG GCTGTATTCGTGGAGCTGTGTTCAAGCCGAGTGTCTATCCTCCAACCGCAGTCTGTCAAG ATTCCGACCATGTCGGACATGATTGAAAGTTGGAAGCAGAAACAGAACACGTTTGGAATACTTTATGGCTGGTTTCTTGCAAAG ATCGCCAGTCAGCTTGAGGTTTTTCCTGGTACTGAGTTTCGTGTGGCATATGAAGAGGCCCTTAAATATGGGGGCAGTGTGATACTTGGTGATCGTCCTGTACAG ATCACGTTAAAAAGAACATGGGCAAAGATGCCTCTATGGCACAAGGTGAAGTTTATATACTCTTTGATGTTTCAAGCTGTCTTCTTGCCAAGCGCTGAAGAACTCGACAGAATG CTGAAAGAAATGGACAATGTGGATATGGTGACACTGGTGATTCAAGAAATGAGCAAGGAGTTTCCATCTCTCATGGAGACTCTTGTGCATGAGCGAGACCA GTACATGGCATCCTCTTTGCTGAGAGTTGCAAGTGAGCACAACTCGGTTGTGGCAGTTATCGGCAGAGGACATATTAATGGAATCAAGAAGAACTGGAAGCAGCCTATAACG ATGAAAGATCTAATGGAGATACCAAGCGACGACTCAGTCTTTACAGTGAAGAGGATAGTATCATCAGTGGCGATTGCAGTTGCAGGGACAGCTATATTTACTGGCATACTTCTTTCAAGAAGAAGGTGA
- the LOC106310510 gene encoding traB domain-containing protein-like — MSMEPTQSPPSETEVHSSEDFVHDEEDSKPTVDMSSSESIVNVEKEDLLDDDDAVVEEAQNDSDSVVSGGDAPAAGDDGDGESSPEVVELLEELVKSGAMLACESTADTGSCYVFLIGTSHVSEESCRVVKAVISGLKPEAVFLELCSSRVAMLQPQTLKVPTMSDMIESWKQKQNTFGILYGWFLAKIASQLEVFPGAEFRVAYEEAIKYGGTVILGDRPIQITLKRTSAKMPLWHKVKFLYAFMFQDVSLPSSEEVDKTSQEMETADTMTSLIEELSKEFPSFMETLVHERDQFMASSLLRVASEHNSVVAVVGRAHVNGIKKNWKQPVSIEDLMEIPGDGSMFTVKRIVSLVGIAVAGTAIVTGIVLAGRR; from the exons ATGTCGATGGAACCGACTCAATCGCCGCCGTCGGAGACGGAAGTTCACTCCAGCGAGGACTTCGTTCACGACGAAGAAGACTCCAAGCCTACCGTCGACATGTCGTCAAGCGAGAGCATCGTGAATGTGGAGAAGGAGGACCTGCTCGACGACGACGATGCGGTGGTGGAGGAAGCACAGAACGACTCCGATTCCGTGGTTAGCGGCGGCGATGCACCAGCAGCTGGTGATGATGGAGATGGTGAGTCCTCACCGGAGGTGGTGGAGCTACTGGAGGAGTTGGTGAAAAGCGGTGCCATGCTGGCGTGCGAGTCTACTGCGGATACCGGATCGTGCTATGTGTTTTTGATCGGTACTTCTCATGTGTCAGAG GAATCTTGTCGAGTAGTTAAAGCGGTAATCAGCGGCTTGAAACCTGAG GCTGTCTTCTTGGAGTTGTGTTCAAGCCGAGTGGCTATGCTCCAACCTCAGACTCTTAAG GTTCCAACCATGTCGGACATGATTGAAAGTTGGAAGCAGAAACAAAACACGTTCGGAATACTCTATGGCTGGTTTCTTGCAAAG ATCGCCAGTCAGCTTGAGGTATTCCCTGGTGCTGAGTTTCGTGTGGCATATGAAGAGGCTATTAAATATGGGGGCACTGTGATACTTGGTGATCGTCCTATACAG ATCACTTTAAAAAGAACATCGGCAAAGATGCCTCTATGGCACAAGGTAAAGTTTTTGTACGCCTTCATGTTTCAAGATGTCTCCTTGCCAAGCTCTGAAGAAGTCGACAAAACG TCGCAAGAAATGGAAACTGCCGATACGATGACTTCTTTGATCGAAGAACTGAGCAAGGAGTTTCCATCTTTCATGGAAACACTTGTGCATGAGCGAGACCA GTTCATGGCATCCTCTTTACTGAGAGTTGCAAGTGAGCACAACTCGGTTGTGGCAGTTGTCGGCAGAGCGCATGTTAATGGAATCAAGAAGAATTGGAAGCAACCTGTATCG ATAGAGGATCTTATGGAGATACCAGGCGATGGGTCAATGTTTACAGTGAAGAGGATAGTATCATTAGTGGGGATTGCAGTTGCAGGGACAGCTATAGTTACTGGCATAGTTCTTGCAGGAAGAAGATGA
- the LOC106308189 gene encoding peroxidase 3 produces the protein MNYLRTIALSLSLFLVGLVGPIQAQLQMNFYANTCPNAEKIVQDFVSNHISNAPSLAAALLRMHFHDCFVRGCDGSVLINSTSGNAEKDATPNLTVRGFGFIEAIKTVLEAQCPGIVSCADIIALASRDAVVFTGGPSWSVPTGRRDGRISNASEALANIPPPTSNFTNLQTLFANQGLDLKDLVLLSGAHTIGVSHCSSFTNRLYNFTGRGDQDPALDSQYAANLKSRKCPSLNDNTTIVEMDPGSRKTFDLSYYQLVLKRRGLFQSDSALTTNPTTLSNINQLLKGSVDSFFSEFAKSMEKMGRINVKTGSAGVIRRQCSVANS, from the exons ATGAATTACTTGAGAACTATTGCTCTTTCACTCTCTCTGTTTCTTGTGGGATTGGTCGGACCAATCCAAGCTCAACTGCAGATGAACTTCTATGCCAACACTTGTCCTAACGCCGAAAAGATTGTTCAAGATTTTGTTTCAAACCACATTTCTAATGCTCCTTCTCTTGCCGCTGCTCTCTTGAGGATGCATTTCCACGATTGTTTTGTTCGG GGTTGTGATGGATCAGTGCTTATAAACTCGACGTCAGGAAATGCAGAGAAGGACGCAACTCCTAACCTAACGGTTAGAGGATTTGGCTTCATCGAGGCAATCAAAACTGTGCTTGAAGCTCAATGTCCTGGAATAGTCTCTTGCGCTGATATTATCGCTCTAGCATCTCGAGACGCCGTCGTTTTCACC GGAGGACCAAGCTGGAGTGTACCGACCGGAAGAAGAGATGGGAGGATATCGAACGCATCAGAGGCCTTAGCTAACATTCCGCCTCCGACCAGTAACTTCACCAATCTTCAGACACTCTTTGCAAACCAAGGACTTGATCTTAAGGACCTTGTCTTACTCTCCG GGGCTCACACTATCGGTGTATCTCACTGCTCGTCTTTCACAAACCGTCTCTACAACTTCACGGGTCGTGGAGACCAAGACCCAGCCTTAGACAGCCAATACGCAGCCAATCTCAAGTCTAGAAAATGCCCTAGCCTCAACGATAATACTACCATAGTTGAGATGGATCCAGGGAGCCGTAAAACGTTTGATCTTAGTTATTACCAGCTCGTCCTCAAGCGTAGGGGTCTGTTTCAGTCAGACTCTGCTCTCACCACCAACCCCACAACGCTCTCAAACATAAACCAGCTCTTGAAGGGGTCGGTGGATAGCTTCTTCTCTGAGTTTGCCAAGTCGATGGAGAAAATGGGTCGGATCAATGTCAAGACTGGGTCAGCTGGAGTGATTAGAAGGCAATGCTCCGTTGCAAATAGTTAA
- the LOC106311236 gene encoding peroxidase 2-like, with the protein MALKNLLALVVLLGVVGVSFVKAYENSESNPYTKGGLYLGYYRSKCPQVEYIVRRVTYQYVSANPTLAAALLRMHFHDCFVKGCDGSILITSPNKDAERDAPPNLSLKGFEVVNAVKSAIESECPGVVSCADVLALVARDAVLVIRGPWWPVPLGRRDGRISKISEANLPSPFANVATLKKNFSDKGLNSKDLVVLSGAHTIGVSSCGLISKRIYNFTGRGDFDPAMDPNYVMQLKKRCQPTDVTTIVDMDPGSVNIFDSHYFDTVAEKKGLFISDSALLNDWETKLYIQKQVYTHGFTFNRDFSESMVKLGLVQILTGNQGEIRRRCDLVN; encoded by the exons ATGGCGCTCAAGAACTTACTTGCGCTTGTAGTTCTCCTTGGCGTCGTTGGAGTTTCCTTTGTAAAGGCATATGAGAACTCAGAAAGTAATCCATATACCAAAGGTGGTCTTTACCTCGGCTACTACCGCTCCAAGTGCCCACAAGTGGAATACATTGTCCGCCGTGTCACATATCAATATGTCTCTGCCAATCCAACTCTAGCTGCGGCGCTTCTGAGGATGCATTTTCACGACTGTTTTGTCAAA GGATGTGATGGTTCGATTCTTATTACATCACCAAACAAGGATGCGGAAAGAGACGCTCCCCCTAACTTGTCACTGAAAGGCTTCGAAGTGGTCAATGCTGTCAAGTCAGCGATCGAGAGCGAGTGTCCTGGGGTTGTTTCTTGCGCTGATGTTCTTGCCTTGGTCGCTAGAGACGCTGTTTTAGTG ATAAGAGGACCATGGTGGCCTGTTCCACTGGGGCGGAGGGACGGACGCATCTCGAAAATTTCCGAGGCTAACTTACCATCTCCTTTTGCCAACGTAGCTACACTGAAGAAGAACTTCTCCGACAAGGGTCTTAACAGTAAGGACCTAGTTGTCCTCTCAG GGGCTCATACCATTGGTGTATCTTCTTGCGGACTCATCAGCAAGCGTATCTATAACTTCACGGGCAGAGGCGATTTTGACCCAGCGATGGACCCTAACTACGTTATGCAACTGAAGAAAAGGTGCCAGCCAACAGATGTTACGACCATAGTGGATATGGACCCAGGCAGTGTCAATATTTTTGACTCTCACTACTTTGACACTGTGGCTGAGAAGAAGGGTCTGTTCATATCTGATTCAGCACTTCTCAATGACTGGGAAACCAAGCTCTACATTCAGAAGCAGGTGTATACCCATGGGTTTACCTTCAACAGAGATTTCTCCGAGTCAATGGTTAAACTCGGTTTGGTCCAGATTCTTACCGGGAATCAGGGTGAGATCAGGAGGAGATGCGATCTAGTTAACTAA